In Candidatus Omnitrophota bacterium, the genomic window AAAAATATTTTTTCTCAATAAAAACCGGCCTCTAAAGAATTATCCCCTAGAGGCCGGGCTCATTCAGAAAATAACCGATTTTCCGATTTTCGCGAATCGCTCAATAATTGACGATTAAAACCCCTAAAAATTCCGAGGTGAAATAGGTGTCTTTAAAAACATGCGCGCGCCAGATGTCGCCGTTGGATACCAAGCCGTTCGAGGGATTATAGGCTTCCGCTGTACGGTCGATCCAGTCGCCATGATCGCTATCCGGCCCCGCGGCGAAGACAAGCCAATGCGGGCAATGCGTCCCGTTGGAGCAATCGCGGTCTTCATAACCGTAATAAAGGCCGCCGCCGAAGGGATCCTGCGGAATGCTGGACATATAATTCACCGGCGTGGTCAACAAAGCCCAGGTCTGCCCGTTGAAAAAGTTATCGCCGATGCCAATGCACTTGACGCCTCTAGCTTTAGAACATTGCACGCCAAAGAAACTATATCCTCCGCGAAAAGCGCATTTGAAACTTCCGTCGTCTTCCCCGGAATCGTTGCCGTCGATCAACCATAAATTGGTATCCAAGTGG contains:
- a CDS encoding prepilin-type N-terminal cleavage/methylation domain-containing protein, whose translation is MRIIQKEHAAFTLIELLIVVAIIGILAAIAVPNFLNAQIRAKSARCFADLRMLHEQIDIRHLDTNLWLIDGNDSGEDDGSFKCAFRGGYSFFGVQCSKARGVKCIGIGDNFFNGQTWALLTTPVNYMSSIPQDPFGGGLYYGYEDRDCSNGTHCPHWLVFAAGPDSDHGDWIDRTAEAYNPSNGLVSNGDIWRAHVFKDTYFTSEFLGVLIVNY